A genomic stretch from Desulfatitalea tepidiphila includes:
- the glnE gene encoding bifunctional [glutamate--ammonia ligase]-adenylyl-L-tyrosine phosphorylase/[glutamate--ammonia-ligase] adenylyltransferase, which yields MFLLPSELKADTASRWNAVLEAMTRDGIDPSVWAETNRVVAEALTFSDFITKQLIRNPLLLPDLVSSGDLHAVYGPHGMQARLERMWQQRFSQPLALSDAGEVLPVASPAVSRDALMQFLRGFRRREMVRIALRDICGWSELEETMADLSTLADATVGAALAALYRHECAHWGAPCDQDGRPVQLVVIGLGKLGANELNFSSDVDLMFAYASEGRTAGGDKGSDTHEAFFTRLCRALIQAIGAATADGFVFRVDTRLRPYGESGPLAMTFDRLEDYYQGQGREWERYAMIKARVVAGDQAAGRRLLERLKPFVFRRYLDYGAFDSLRDMKGRIAMEVRSKGLQDNIKLGPGGIREIEFFGQMFQLIRGGVELPLQIRPIRKVLTVLVGKQYIPESVAEVMDSAYLFLRKVENRLQQWADQQVHALPTDNAGKVRLAAAMGFADWEAFKSALDRHRHRVHAHFNELLASNGAEHAAADPGREDLAKLSALWQGVGDESQGVELLVRLGYQDPKAALRHLQDLKQDRVLQTLSRVGQERLNRLLPMVLQAVGQAEQPDLVLGRVLELIRSIQRRTSYLALLNENPLAITHLVDLAGASPWIASFLGRHPVLLDELLDARTLYRPPRRAELEQELRQRLAGVDAEDLEYQMEVLRVFKQVNVLRVAASDIMHVLPLMKVSDHLSDIAEVVVDQVVHLCFERLKARYGQPVCHIEQGRCERGFAVVAYGKLGGLELGYGSDLDLVFLHAAEPGETQGKERTLDNAQFFTRLGQRVLHMFTTHTGAGTLYDADMRLRPSGDSGMLVSHINGFAAYQSDDAWTWEHQALIRARFISGDQALREHFEVIRRDILTRPRDPEQLRHEVSDMRARLRREQRDWKPTEFDIKQDPGGIIDIEFLVQYLILANAHRHPEIIRWTDNVRLLQALNEAGILDGETAFRLRRAYLIYRATAHRLNLRQQSARVGRDRFERSRRFIIGVWNRFLSPPEITFS from the coding sequence ATGTTTCTCCTGCCGTCTGAACTGAAGGCCGACACCGCATCGAGATGGAACGCCGTATTGGAAGCCATGACACGAGATGGGATCGATCCGTCCGTTTGGGCGGAAACGAACAGGGTCGTCGCGGAGGCGCTGACTTTTTCTGATTTTATCACCAAACAGCTCATACGCAACCCTCTATTGTTGCCCGACTTGGTTTCCAGCGGCGATCTGCATGCCGTTTACGGTCCCCATGGCATGCAGGCACGTCTGGAACGCATGTGGCAACAGCGTTTTTCGCAGCCGCTTGCACTGTCCGACGCGGGTGAGGTCCTGCCGGTGGCATCGCCGGCCGTCTCCAGGGATGCGCTCATGCAGTTTCTGCGCGGTTTCCGTCGGCGCGAGATGGTGCGCATCGCTTTGCGTGATATCTGCGGCTGGTCCGAGCTGGAGGAGACCATGGCCGACCTTTCGACATTGGCCGACGCCACCGTGGGTGCTGCCCTGGCGGCTCTGTATCGCCATGAGTGTGCGCATTGGGGAGCGCCCTGTGACCAGGACGGACGGCCCGTTCAACTGGTGGTGATCGGTCTGGGCAAGCTGGGGGCCAACGAACTGAATTTTTCGTCTGATGTGGACCTGATGTTCGCCTACGCTTCGGAGGGGCGGACCGCAGGGGGCGATAAGGGCAGCGACACCCACGAAGCGTTTTTTACCCGTCTGTGCCGGGCGCTGATCCAGGCCATCGGCGCCGCCACCGCAGACGGCTTCGTTTTCCGGGTGGACACCCGTTTGCGGCCCTATGGTGAGTCGGGACCGTTGGCCATGACCTTCGATCGCCTGGAGGATTATTATCAGGGGCAAGGGCGTGAGTGGGAGCGGTACGCGATGATCAAGGCGCGCGTGGTGGCCGGCGATCAGGCCGCCGGCCGGCGCCTGCTCGAACGACTCAAGCCTTTTGTCTTCCGGCGTTACCTGGACTACGGGGCCTTCGACAGTCTGCGCGACATGAAGGGGCGCATCGCCATGGAGGTGCGAAGCAAGGGGCTCCAGGACAACATCAAGCTGGGACCGGGCGGAATCCGGGAGATCGAATTCTTCGGCCAGATGTTTCAGTTGATTCGCGGGGGTGTCGAGTTGCCCCTGCAGATTCGTCCGATCCGAAAGGTGCTGACCGTTCTGGTTGGCAAACAGTATATCCCCGAATCGGTTGCAGAGGTGATGGACAGTGCCTACCTGTTTCTGCGCAAGGTGGAAAATCGGCTGCAGCAGTGGGCCGATCAGCAGGTGCATGCCCTTCCGACTGATAACGCGGGAAAAGTGCGCCTGGCGGCCGCCATGGGATTTGCGGATTGGGAGGCGTTCAAGTCGGCGCTCGACCGCCATCGCCATCGGGTTCACGCCCATTTCAACGAATTGCTGGCATCCAACGGCGCGGAGCATGCCGCCGCAGACCCTGGGAGAGAAGACCTGGCAAAATTGTCCGCCCTGTGGCAGGGGGTGGGCGATGAATCTCAAGGGGTCGAACTGCTTGTCCGGCTGGGATACCAAGACCCCAAGGCGGCGCTCCGGCATCTCCAGGACTTGAAGCAGGATCGCGTGCTTCAGACGCTGAGCCGGGTGGGGCAAGAACGGCTGAATCGGCTGCTGCCCATGGTGCTTCAGGCGGTGGGGCAGGCCGAACAACCCGACCTGGTGCTGGGTCGGGTGCTGGAACTGATTCGGAGCATTCAACGCCGCACTTCCTATTTGGCCCTGCTCAATGAAAACCCCTTGGCCATCACCCATCTGGTCGATCTGGCCGGTGCCAGCCCCTGGATCGCTTCGTTTCTCGGGCGCCATCCGGTTTTACTCGACGAACTGCTCGACGCCAGGACCCTTTACCGGCCCCCGCGCCGGGCCGAACTCGAGCAGGAACTGCGGCAGCGGCTGGCCGGTGTGGATGCCGAGGACCTGGAATACCAGATGGAGGTGCTGCGCGTCTTCAAGCAGGTCAACGTGCTGCGCGTGGCTGCCTCGGACATCATGCATGTGCTGCCCTTGATGAAGGTGAGCGATCATCTGTCGGACATCGCCGAGGTGGTGGTCGACCAAGTGGTGCATCTGTGCTTCGAGCGGCTGAAGGCCAGGTATGGGCAACCGGTCTGCCATATCGAACAGGGCCGTTGCGAACGTGGCTTCGCGGTGGTCGCTTACGGGAAGCTGGGCGGCCTGGAGCTTGGTTATGGGTCGGATCTGGACCTGGTCTTTCTTCATGCCGCCGAGCCGGGCGAAACCCAGGGCAAGGAACGAACGCTGGACAATGCACAGTTCTTCACCCGGCTGGGTCAGCGCGTGCTGCACATGTTCACCACCCACACCGGCGCGGGGACGTTGTACGATGCCGACATGCGTTTGCGGCCCAGCGGCGATTCAGGCATGCTGGTCAGTCATATCAACGGGTTTGCCGCCTACCAGAGTGACGATGCCTGGACCTGGGAGCACCAGGCGCTCATCCGCGCCCGCTTCATTTCCGGCGATCAGGCCCTGCGGGAGCACTTCGAGGTCATCCGTCGGGATATCCTGACGCGACCCAGGGACCCGGAACAACTCAGGCACGAGGTGTCCGATATGCGGGCGCGTCTGCGCCGCGAGCAGCGTGACTGGAAACCCACCGAGTTCGATATCAAACAGGACCCGGGGGGCATCATCGATATCGAGTTTCTGGTGCAGTATCTCATATTGGCCAACGCCCACCGCCACCCCGAGATCATCCGCTGGACAGATAACGTGCGGTTGCTCCAGGCGCTCAACGAGGCGGGCATTCTGGACGGCGAGACGGCCTTTCGATTGCGTCGCGCCTACCTTATATACAGGGCCACGGCCCACCGGCTCAATCTGCGGCAGCAATCGGCCAGGGTCGGCCGGGATCGGTTCGAGCGGTCGCGCCGTTTCATTATCGGGGTCTGGAACCGCTTTCTCTCTCCTCCGGAAATCACCTTTTCCTAA
- a CDS encoding glutamate synthase, which produces MCRLFAITSKTPLSPMIAMEAMDVMREGHDGSGVGLFLRDLAGPFEEMKDAPILSGIFTDAGIKRLDRYMMDLGFMTKYKISIKVPKVKLPGTPKRDVYLIRAYEYPEEWEALPKQEVDNRLVSIRLQLRAMGEEEQDMIVFSFWPDVIMIKEIGDPMQVARHLNFGRQELNARVIMAQGRQNTNYAINLYACHPFFIQGYATMTNGENTAFVPIREYLLSRQVLGYTGYQSDSEVFTHILHYTIHHLGLGLETYKHIITPLQNEALEKHPSGAFLKQLKHSCRQLTIDGPNCVIGCLPDHSLFMVQDRKKLRPGVVGGKPGCWAFSSEICGLDAAIPDRDKSKDFQPMHLDTTIVGPDRQEIAICSQTDPLPLPR; this is translated from the coding sequence ATGTGTCGTTTATTTGCCATCACCAGCAAGACCCCATTGTCGCCCATGATCGCCATGGAGGCCATGGATGTGATGCGCGAAGGGCATGACGGCTCGGGGGTCGGCCTCTTTTTACGGGACCTGGCCGGTCCCTTCGAGGAGATGAAAGACGCCCCGATCCTGTCGGGGATCTTCACCGATGCCGGCATCAAACGCCTGGACCGCTACATGATGGATCTGGGTTTCATGACCAAATACAAAATCTCGATCAAGGTGCCCAAGGTCAAACTGCCCGGCACACCCAAGCGCGATGTCTACTTGATTCGAGCCTATGAATATCCTGAAGAGTGGGAAGCGCTACCCAAACAGGAGGTCGACAACCGCCTGGTGAGCATCCGCCTCCAGTTGCGGGCCATGGGCGAGGAGGAGCAGGATATGATCGTCTTCTCCTTCTGGCCCGATGTGATCATGATCAAGGAGATCGGCGATCCCATGCAGGTGGCCCGGCACTTGAATTTCGGCCGCCAGGAGCTCAATGCCCGCGTGATCATGGCCCAGGGGCGCCAGAACACCAACTACGCCATCAACCTGTACGCCTGCCATCCGTTTTTCATCCAGGGGTATGCCACGATGACCAACGGCGAAAACACGGCTTTCGTGCCCATCCGGGAGTATCTCCTGTCGCGACAGGTCCTCGGCTACACCGGCTATCAGTCGGACTCCGAGGTCTTCACCCACATCCTGCACTACACGATCCACCACCTGGGGCTGGGGTTGGAGACCTACAAGCACATCATCACCCCGTTGCAGAACGAAGCCCTGGAAAAGCATCCCAGCGGCGCGTTCCTAAAGCAGCTCAAACACAGCTGCCGCCAGTTGACCATCGACGGCCCCAACTGCGTCATCGGCTGTCTGCCCGACCATTCGCTCTTCATGGTCCAGGACCGCAAGAAGCTTCGCCCCGGTGTGGTAGGCGGAAAACCCGGCTGCTGGGCCTTTTCATCTGAAATCTGCGGCCTGGATGCCGCCATCCCGGACCGAGACAAAAGCAAGGACTTCCAACCCATGCATCTGGACACGACCATCGTCGGTCCGGATCGCCAGGAGATCGCCATATGCTCCCAGACCGACCCATTACCCCTTCCACGCTGA
- a CDS encoding glutamate synthase-related protein encodes MLPDRPITPSTLSVKDLLWQVLWDKDKCTLCGRCTAVCPVNAIELGVFRKREFTASLEPERPSTNVYKVYHGIRQKTDPAYACVGCAMCNQVCPNDAIIPIRSDEADKLRFHINRGGQPRSRGGRRNVPGGLLDQIKFIRISMLTDPALDAGRHEFELRTLLGRMLPPEDNIRFYKENGWIPPVREIYPLIIGSMSFGALSPNMWEGLQLGVAYLNEELGMPVRMCTGEGGCPPRLLRSRFLKYTILQIASGYFGWDEIIHALPDMQEDPCAVEIKYGQGAKPGDGGLLMWHKVNKLIAAIRGVPVGVSLPSPPTHQTKYSIEEAVAKMIQSMYMTWGFRVPVYPKISGTSTAMAVLNNLTRNPYAAGLAIDGEDGGTGAAYNVSMNHMGHPIATNIRDAYFNLAKLGKQNEIPLFAGGGVGKNGNLAANAAALIMLGASGVQIGKYIMQAAAGCLGSESDRCNICNIGRCPKGITSQDPRLYRRLDVDMVAERVVDAFLAFDMELKKIVAPLGRSTTLPIGMSDALGIGDHHAAERLGIKYVV; translated from the coding sequence ATGCTCCCAGACCGACCCATTACCCCTTCCACGCTGAGCGTCAAGGACCTGCTCTGGCAGGTTCTGTGGGACAAAGACAAATGCACGCTGTGCGGCCGCTGCACGGCCGTGTGCCCGGTCAACGCCATCGAACTGGGTGTATTTCGCAAACGCGAGTTCACGGCGTCGCTGGAACCGGAGCGGCCATCTACCAACGTATACAAGGTCTATCACGGCATCCGCCAGAAGACCGATCCGGCCTACGCCTGTGTGGGCTGCGCCATGTGCAACCAGGTGTGCCCCAATGATGCCATCATTCCCATACGTTCGGACGAGGCCGACAAACTGCGTTTCCACATCAACCGGGGCGGCCAGCCGCGCAGCCGGGGCGGCCGGCGCAACGTGCCCGGCGGGTTGCTGGATCAGATCAAATTCATCCGCATCTCCATGCTGACCGATCCGGCCCTCGACGCCGGCCGGCACGAATTCGAGCTGCGCACACTGCTGGGGCGCATGCTGCCGCCCGAGGACAACATCCGGTTCTACAAGGAAAACGGTTGGATACCCCCGGTGCGCGAAATCTATCCGCTGATCATCGGCAGCATGTCCTTCGGAGCCCTGTCGCCCAACATGTGGGAAGGACTTCAACTCGGCGTGGCCTACCTCAACGAAGAGTTGGGCATGCCCGTGCGCATGTGCACGGGCGAAGGCGGATGTCCTCCCCGCCTGCTGCGCAGCCGCTTCCTGAAATACACGATCCTGCAGATCGCCAGCGGCTACTTCGGGTGGGACGAAATCATCCACGCCCTGCCCGACATGCAGGAGGACCCGTGCGCCGTCGAGATCAAATATGGCCAGGGCGCCAAACCGGGCGACGGCGGGCTGCTCATGTGGCACAAGGTGAATAAATTGATCGCCGCCATCCGGGGCGTGCCGGTGGGAGTCAGTCTGCCCAGCCCGCCGACCCACCAGACCAAATACTCCATCGAAGAGGCTGTGGCCAAGATGATCCAGTCCATGTACATGACCTGGGGCTTCCGCGTGCCGGTATATCCCAAGATATCGGGCACCTCGACGGCCATGGCAGTGCTCAACAACCTGACCCGCAACCCCTATGCGGCCGGCCTGGCCATCGACGGTGAAGACGGCGGTACGGGGGCGGCCTACAACGTCTCCATGAACCACATGGGACACCCCATCGCCACCAACATCCGGGACGCCTACTTCAATCTAGCCAAGCTGGGCAAACAGAACGAGATTCCCCTGTTCGCCGGCGGTGGGGTGGGCAAGAACGGCAACCTGGCGGCCAACGCCGCGGCCCTGATCATGCTGGGCGCCAGCGGTGTTCAGATCGGCAAATACATCATGCAGGCGGCGGCCGGCTGTTTGGGATCGGAAAGCGACCGCTGCAACATTTGCAACATCGGCCGCTGCCCCAAGGGCATCACCTCCCAGGACCCGAGACTGTACCGCCGCCTGGATGTGGACATGGTGGCCGAACGGGTGGTGGATGCCTTTTTAGCCTTCGACATGGAGCTGAAAAAGATCGTGGCGCCCCTGGGCCGCTCGACCACCCTGCCCATAGGCATGTCCGATGCCCTGGGCATCGGCGACCATCATGCGGCCGAACGGCTGGGGATCAAGTATGTCGTTTAA